The Candidatus Lernaella stagnicola sequence CCGGGCTGAGGGAGATGGCGAACTCGTTGACAACCTCGGTGGATAGGTCGGTCAACTCGAATTGCACCGGGTAAAACTGCGGCCGCGAGGCGCGCAGGTAGTAGAGCGACACGGTCTGTCCCTCGCACAGCACGAGTTCGTCGAAGATGTGCACGCCGTCGAGGTCGGTGAAGCCCACGGCGCCGATGGGCGCGAGTGTCAGCTTGACGCCGGGTACCGGCGCGTCGCCCACGACGTTGGTCACGGTCACGCGCAAGGTCAGCGTTTCCGAGGGCCCGGGCTCATTCAGCGGCGTGGCGAGCAAGAAGGAATAGCTGCTCGGCGCGTTGTCGGCCAGCGGTTCGTCGCGTTGATACAAGGTGAAGCTGTCGCCTTGGTCGTAGCAGCGCGCGGTGTACACGTCGGCGAAGAACTCCGTGAAACCGGGATGGCTGCGGTCGTACACCGCGAGTGAAACGGATACGAGCCCGGTAGCCGTGTCCAGGTCGTCGAGCACGGCAAATTCGACCACCTTTCCGCCGCCGGTCGCGGGCACGAGGGCCCCTACCGTCGCGCTGAGTTGCCCGAGGGTCGCGTCGCCGTACTCTTCAAAGAAGAAGACGAGCATGACGCGCAGTAGGTCGGCGGGGATTTGCGCGCCGATCACCAGCGGGCTGTTGGGGCTGGCCGCATGGGCGCCGGCGAGCGTGACGATATAGGACTGCCCGAACACGCCTTCGCCTTTGGCGGCGGCGCCGTTTGATTCGAGCACGGCCGCGTCGGCCAGTACGGGCAGATAGCGCCCGTCGTCGTCGAGCGCAAAGACCGCGGCCTCACCGTCTTTGGTGATGAGATAGGTTTGCACGCCGGGCAGCGCGGCGTCGGTAAGTTCGTCGCGCAGGAAAAACCCGATGGTGCCGCTGATGTCGACGGTAAAGGAAACGAAACCGTTTTCGTCGGTGGGTTTCCCGCGGATCAGCACGCCGTCCTGTTCATATTCATCGGTGGGCGCGGTGTCGTCATCGTCGTTGTCGTCGTCATCGACATCGGTGTCGTCGTCATCATCGACATCGGTATCGTCGTCGGCTTCTTCTTCGCTATCGTCGGTGGAACAGGCGAATGCCACTACGAACAGCACGGCAAACAGGATGGCTAGGGAGAGCAGCCAATTCGATTTCATTGCGATCCTCCGGTCCTATTATTTTGTCTATTCGGACCGCATGCTCCCCCACGTCGGATCAGTATAGCACAAACAATTATTTTTTTATAAAAGTTGTCGCTTCCAACGAGTGTGAACCGACACGGACCTGCACTTCGACCCGTTTGCGATGACCGTCGCCGAGTTCGACGTCCATGATTTTCCTCAACTCTTTTTCGGTCAAACCGAGATACAAAACCCCCGGCAGCGTGTGTTGGCGGTCGTTTGGTGTCGCCAGCATGAAGGGCACTAAGCGGTCGCCGACGCTCAAGGTGCGATGGGCGAAGCCGGTCACGAAGCACGTTGCGAACGACAGCGGTCGACCGACCACTTCGGCCATGCGCGATGGATTCTGCAGCGAGCCGCATACGAATACGCGGCGTGCCGTACGCAGCATGTCGCGGTCCTCGTCGTTTCGCGTCAAGAACACCAGGGCATTCAAGCGGGCATCGTAGTGCGGTTGATAAAGCGTGCGTTCCATGATCAGAGATTAACCACTTCCGCCGCCGTCGCCGCTTCCGCCGTTTTGGCCAACAGCCCCTGCGCCGAGAGCAGCGCGTCGTTATCGATCAGTTGCCGCGTGCGACCGGAAATCATCTCCCGCAAATGCGCCGCGGCGTTCTGGTAGACCGCTTCCCACTGCTCGTTCATGCCGCTTCCCACGCCGATCGTATAGGCTTGCGCGCCCACGCGCACGGCGACGGCCGCTTGCGGCGTGCGGGCGGCCATTCCCCGCCGCAACCAAATCACGCCGTCGGTGCCGCAAAGTTCGGCTTCGAGGTCGTGGGGGTAGAACGCCGAGCGCAAGTGCATGTGCGGCGCGTACGTACATTCCAGCAACCCCAGGCGTCCGGCGGCGGCGAACTCCACGGCCACGACCGCCTGCCCCCCGCTTTCGCCGTCCATGGGCCGCAAGTACGCGGTGAGGTTGCGACCCGCGCCGCCCCAGAGCGTCAGCAACGCGAAGTGATTGAACGCCGGGTGCAAAAGCGGTTGGTCCCCGAAAGGAGGATCGAGTTGGCGAACGCCGCCCTTCCCGCCCAACGTGGCGCGCACGCGTAGGTTTCCGAGTTCGCCGATCGCGCCCTCGACGATCAATGCCTTCACCCGCTGCACCGGCGGATAAAACAGATACGGATAGAAGACGCGCAGCGGCGTCCCATACCGCTTGGCCTTGGCCATCGCGCCGGCAAGCCATTGCGGCGACGCATCCGCCGCGTGCAACGAAACCGCCACGCCCTTGGCCAGCGCGGCGTCAACCCACTCGAGGGTCTCGGGACCGGCCACGGCGATCTCCACCGCGTCGACGATGCTCAACAACGCCAGCGGACGCGCGTCTTTTTCCACCACCGTCAAGTCGCCGCGCGCCGCGTAGGCCGCCCGCAGAAACGGATACTCGTAGTGCTCGCCCAAAAAGGCGACGCGCGCCTTGTCCGGCGCCAAGTGGCGTTCCTCGACGTTCAGGCCCGCGTAGGCATCCACGGGATCGGACGGCGGTTTGCCGAAATGCTTGATAATGCCGTGGACCATCGAAACGATCTGCGTGTCCCGGCCTTCACAAATCATGCGCCGTAGGGCTTCGCGCCCCTTCGGATCGTCGCGGTAGATTTCCTTGATTTCGACAATCGGCGCGAGGTCCGCCTCGCTCTCCACGGTAAGGCGCATCAATCGTTCGATCACGCTCAAGGCCGCCAAGCCGCAAGGTTTGGGCAGGCGCAGCAGAACGCGCACCAGCCTCAACGTGAAACGAATCCACCACTTGTTCCACGGGTCCTTTTTAGGCGCGGCCATGAACCACCTCCCGGAACCACTCGTCGCTTACCTCTTCGGGCTTCACTTCGCGGCCGATCCGCCCGGCAATAATGATGGCGTACGCGAATTTGAGGATGTTGAGGGCGCGCTCGCCGGTCAGCAGGCATTCACGATTTTCACGGATGGCCGCGGGGAAATCACGGATGCCGTTGATGAAGCTGTACTTCCAATCCAGGTCGAGGTCGTCGAAGCAATAGCGCACGCCGTCGCGGTAAAGGATCAGCCCCGCCTCGTCCATGATCTGGCCGGTGCAGCACGTAAGTTCAATCATCCCTTTGGTGCCGATGATGTTGATGCGTTCGTCGGCCGGGAAATACTTCGACCGGTTGTAGATGTTCGGTTGGAAGGCGATGTCGAAACTGCCCAGCAGCTTCTTGTCGCGGTAGCACCAAATCACCTGCGCGGGCTCATCGATGTAGGCCATCGAGCAATGCGTAAATCCCTTGACCGCCTCGATCGCTCCGCCCAAGAAGATGGCCATCGACAGCTTGTGGTAGCCGTCGTCGAAAATCGCCTGACCGCGGCCGTGTTCGTACTCGAGCAAATGCCACAGTTCGGCGCGGAGCGGCACCCAGCGCGAACCGAATAGGCACGTGCCGAGTTTGAAGCGAATGGTAAGCACCTCGCCGATTTCCCCGGCGTCGATCAATTCCTTCGCCTTTACGTAGGGCGGGTAGAACACGAAGTTCTCGAACACGCGAAAGCGCCCGCTTGCTTTTTCCGCCGCGGCAAGCATGGCCTCGGCGTCGGCAATGGAGATCGAAATCGGCTTCTGGCATGCCACGTGCTTACCGGCCGCCAAGGCGTCGATCACTAGATCTTTGTGCAGGTGATGAGGCGTGTTGACCTCGACCAGATCAATCTCGGGGTCGGCCAACAGTTCCTTGTAATCGGTCGTGATGCGCTCGACGCCCCATTCGGCCCGCCGCGCGGCGAGCATGTCTTCGTCGACGTCGCAAAGCGCCGTGAGATCCGCGAGCGCGAAATCCTGGTAGGCCGGTTGATGCAGCATGGTGATGTCGCCCACGCCGATCATCGCCGCCCGCAAAGGTTGGTGAACCATCCGCCGGTCCTTTCTTCGTAAGGATTGCGCCGATGTTAACCGTGCGCTTTACGCGGGGTCAATCGGGTGGCAGCGCAGTCGGTCGCGGCCTGGGCATCGACTTATGGGATCCATGGGAAAAAGTCTACGAACTTCGCGGACAATCGCAGGACCGAATCTACACCGTGCAAGCCGGGCACGGCATCCCCGACCCGTCGATGATCCTGGCCGCCGATAAGATCGACTAGCCGCCCTGCCCGTCGGGGGGTTGCGGCAGGATGAACGTGAACGTCGTGCCCTTACCGACCTCGCTTTGCATGTGGATGACACCGTGGTTCTGCTCCACGAGCTTTTTCACGATCGCCAGCCCGAGGCCCGTGCCGTGCACAGTGTGCCGCTTGGCGTTCGCGGCACGATAGAATTCGCGAAATAGTTTTTCCTGATCTTCCGGCGAAATGCCGATGCCGGTATCGGCGACTTCCACCGACGTAACCCCTTCGCCCCGCGCCACCACGACGCGCACGCGGCCGCCGTCGCGGCTGTATTTCACGGCGTTGGAAACCAGGTTGTTGATCACCGTCTCGACGTCATCCCGATCGGCCCAGGCCACGGCTTCGGCATCCAACTGCGCATCCAAGTGGATATCGCGGGCGTCCATTTCTTCCCGATAACCGGCCAGGACACGCGCGGCGTAGGAGGCCAGCGGAATCGCTTCCAGCACAAACTCGGCCCGGCTGGAGCGTTCGATCGTCAACATGTCCTGGATCATTTGCTGCATTTGTTCGAGACGTCCCCCGGCCCGCCGCAGCGATTCCCGCTGAGGGTCGTTAAGTTGCCCCATCGCCCCGGACAGCAGCACGTTGAGGAGCGACTGCGCCGCGGCGATCGGACTGCGCATGTCGTGGGTCATCGAGCGGCGATAGAGATCGCGTTGGCGCTGGGCGGCGTTGAGTTCGTCGAGGGTTTGCCGGAAACGCTGTTGCAGGGCGCGCTCGTCGTGTTCGGCCACGCGCACGCGGTCGATGATCATCGTCACGACTCCGATTATTGCGGCCCAGAGGGCCGCGGTGCCGGAGAGCACGGCGAACAGGAGGCCGCGCGAGTGGGCGAGCGACTCGCCGACGGGCCATACGTTGCCGTACACCGGCTGGTGCGGCAACACGCCGAAATGCTCCAGCAACAGCAGCGTCGCCAAGACGACCCACAACGCGAAGGTGGTCCACACGACTTTTCGCATTTTGAAAAAGATGCACGCGAGAATGATGTGAAGGGAATAGAACCACACGAGCGGCGACAGAACCCCACCGGTGAAATACACCAACAACGTGATGCTGAAAAAGTCGAAGAACATGTGCAGATTCGCGGAGCGCAAAAGCTCGGACACCGTGTGGGGGCGCATCTGCCGTTGTCGCCACATTAAGTAGCCGTTGTAGGCGACGATCCACAGCGCGATCTGCGTCAAGGCGATCATCGAAAGTTGAAACCCGAACAGGTGCTTCAACACATAGCCGCCGGAGACGATCACCAGCGGCGGCACCCAACGCACGAGGGTGAATAAACGCACGGCTACCCAGAGCTGCTTTTCGATGGGTAAGTGAGCGGTAAAGGCGTGCATTGTTTAATGAATAACCAGACTCCAGCTGCTTTGCACCGCCAAATTGCGATCCTTCCGCCGGTTGACATATATCTTCTAATATCGTTATATATATACAATGATATTTAGCCCGGCGGAAAATTGCCGCGGCGGCCCGATCCGCCCTTTTTCGATCCACCACTTTGTGGTGAAATGGCGCCCGCCATATTGACGCGACTTGGAATGTCTCGGAAGGAAACAATGAGCGAAAGCCAAGCTGATACAATCTTGATCGTCGACGACGATCCCGATGTCGTCTTCGCCGTAACGGCGATGTTGGAAAGCTCCGGCTTTCAGGTGATCGCCGCGAACACGGGATTGGAAGCCCTCGAAAAAGTTCGCCTGGATAAGCCCGATTTGATTTTGCTCGACTTGATGATCGAAGGCCATGACACGGGCTTTCAGGTCGCCAAGGCCCTCAAGGGCGACCCGGCGACGCGCCACATTCCGATCATCATGGTTTCGGCAGTGCAGCAGAGAACCGGCTTTGGTTTCCAGCAGGACCGCGACGGTCATTGGATGAAAACCGACGCCTTTATGGAAAAGCCTTACGAGCCTAAAACCGTCTTGGCCAAAATTAAAGAATTGCTCTCCTCGACGCCGGCCGAAAGGTAATCCGAGGAACCGACCATGACACACGCGCCCCACGAACGGCCCGCCGGGTCTCAATGCCGGAATGACGGCTTTCGCGATACCCGCATCCTTGAGCGCCGCGACCTGACGCCCTCGACGATTCAGTTTCGGCTGGAAGCGCCGCGGTTGGCCCAGGCCGCACAGCCGGGTCAGTTCATCGTTTTGCGCATGGACGAACGCGCCGAGCGCTTGCCACTGACGATTGTCGATTTCTCGCCCGCCGAGGGTTGGATCACCATCATCTTTCAACCGGTCGGGGCCTCAACACGTCGCCTGGCCGAGTTGGAGGCGGGTGACGTGTTGCTCGATCTGGTCGGTCCGCTCGGCACGCCCTCGCAACTGGCCGACTACGGCACCGTGGTGTGCGTGGGCGGCGGCGTGGGTGTGGCGCCGGTCTATCCGATCGCCCGCGCGCTCAAGGCGCACGGCAACAAGGTGATTTCCATCATCGGCGCGCGCAGCAAGGATTTGGTCATTCTGGAAGACGAGATGGCCGCGTTCAGCGACGAGGTCATCGTCTGTACCGACGACGGTTCCTACGGCCGACCCGGCTTTGTCACCGACGCCTTGCAGGAAGTGATCGACCGCGGCGAAACCATCGATCGCGCTTGGGCCATCGGGCCGGTGGTGATGATGGCCGCCGTCAGCCGCGTCACCGAACCGCACGGCATTCACACCGAGGTCAGCCTCAATTCCATCATGCTCGACGGCTCGGGCATGTGCGGCGCGTGCCGCGTGGAAGTGGGCGGCGGCACGAAATTCGTGTGCGTCGACGGCCCCGAATTCGACGGCCACCAAGTCAACTTCAAGGAACTGATGGCGCGCCAGCAAATGTACGTCTCCGAGGAGCACCGCGCGTTGTGGGACTACATGATGGTCTCGACGGGCAAGGCCGAAACCATGGAGCGGATGAAGCGGCGCATCGAAATGCCGCGGCAGGATCCGCGGGCGCGCGTCGCGAATTTCGACGAGGTCGCGCTGGGCTATTCGCCCAAAATGGCCCGCACCGAGGCGCAACGATGTCTGCAGTGTAAATCGCAACCGTGCACGAAAGGCTGCCCGGTGGACGTGCCGATTCCGGAGTTCATTCACTTGATCACCGAGGGGCGTTTTCGGGAATCGGCCGAGTTGATTTTGAGCGTGAATAGCCTGCCCGCCGTGTGCGGCCGCGTCTGCCCGCAGGAATCGCAGTGCGAGCAATACTGCGTGCTGGCGAAAAAAGGCAACGCCATCGCCATCGGACGACTCGAGCGCTTTGTCGCCGACTACCACGCCGAGCACCAAAGCGATGCCTCGCCGCCACGCGCCGCGTTGACCGGCAAGAAAATCGCCGTCGTAGGCAGCGGCCCGGCGGGCCTGACCGCCGCGGCCGACCTGGCCCGCCTGGGACACGACGTGGAAATCTTCGAAGCCTTCCACAAAGGCGGCGGCGTGCTCGTCTACGGCATCCCGGAGTTTCGCCTGCCGAAGGACGCGGTCGTGCGCCGCGAAATTGAGTACGTCAAATCGTTGGGCGTGCGACTTCACACCAGTTACATCATCGGCCGCGCCGCCACGTTGCAGGACCTGATGGAGAAACAAGGATTCGACGCCGTGTTCCTCGGCACCGGCGCGGGCTTGCCCTACTTCTTGAACATCCCGGGCGAAAACCTGAACGGCGTGTATTCCGCCAACGAGTTTCTGACTCGCGTCAATCTGATGAAGGCGTACAAGTTCCCCGAGTACGACACGCCGGTGCGCATCGGTGAAACGATGGCGGTCGTCGGCGGCGGCAACGTGGCGATGGACTCCGCGCGCGTGGCGTTGCGTCTGGGCGCGAAAAAAGTCTACTGCATCTATCGCCGCACGAAAGACGAGTTGCCGGCGCGTGCCGAGGAAGTGGAAAACGCGATCGAAGAGGGCGTCGATTTTCGCATGCTGACCAATCCGCTGCGTTTTCTCGACAACGGCGACGGTTGGCTCTCGGGCGTGGAATGCATCAAGATGGAATTGGGCGAGCCCGACGATTCGGGCCGGCGGCGTCCAATTCCGATTCCGAACAGCGAACATGTCATTTCCATCGACATCGTCATCATCGCGATCGGCCAGGGCCCGAACCCGCTTCTCACCCGCGCCACGCCGGAACTGAAAACGAACAAGTGGGGCAACATCACTGCCGATCCCGAAACGGGCCTCACGAACATCCCCGGCGTGTACGCCGGCGGCGACATCGTCACCGGCGCAGCCACGGTGATCTTGGCCATGGGCGCAGGTAAAAAAGCCGCCAAGGCGATCGACGCCTTCCTGAGCGGCGAGCCGACGCCGAACCAAGCGACGGAATAGCCGGGTGCGCGGCGCAACGCGACAAGCGTGGTGTTTCGCCGCCGGTCTGCTGGTTCTTACCTTTGTCCTGGCGGGCGGGCTCGCGGGACTGCGGATCCTGCTGCCGCCGCCGACCGTGCGCTTGGCCGACCGCCCCCCACCCCTGCTTATCCCCGCCGCGTACCCTGCGAAATTCAAGCCGCGGCACATCTTGATCGACGTCGGCCATGGTGGGAAAGACACCGGCGCGAAGTCGCGCTGGTCGGCTCCGGAGAAGGACGTCAACCTGCGCGTCGCCAAGGCTCTCGGGCGACACCTGCGGGCGACCGGCAAATACCGCGTGAGCTTCACCCGCCAAACCGACGCGGCCGTTTCCATCAGCGCGCGGCGGCGCATGTCGAACGCCCGCCGGCCGGATGCGTTTTTGTCGATTCACTCGGACTGGGCGTACGAGTTCTACAAGCACGGCACGTGGATGATTTGGTCGTCGCGTCAGCAAAAAGGCGTAGGCGAGAAATCGGCCCGGCTCGCGGCGTACCTCGGCGCCGGGCTGAAGACCGAGCGCCTGCCGCTCTACAACTGGGGTCCGGAACGACGCCACCTGCATGCCATGGGCGGCACGAGCAATTACTTGTGCGCCTGGCCGGAATACAGTTCGTACGTGACCGACGCGCGCCGCCTTGGCGTGTTGGACAAAAACCAACGCCCCGCCGTGTTGATCGAAACGCACTTCCTTTCCAATCCGCTTTCGGTGGCGTTTTTCCAGACCGACGAAACCATCGGGCGCTTCTGCGAGGGCGTCGAGGCCGGGCTTCGCGGGTTTTTCCTGGCGAAAGAACCCTCCGCGGGCGGCAAATAGGCCGCCATCTCGATAATATTCCTGAATTGTCTTCCGCTAAATTATGTGTTAATCGAGAAAGCTATGTATTCAACGGTCCCGGACCTTTGTCTTATCGCCGGCCGGCATCAGAGATGTGCGTCGGTAAGGAGTTAGGAAACACCATCATGAAACACGATTTTACGTTCACCTCCCGCGCCGGCGTGTGTCTCGTTGCGTGCCTGCTTGCCGCGTTGTTCGCGTGGGTTGTCGCGTGCGACAACGGTTCGGGTTCGTCCGGCGACGGCGGCACTCCGGCTGACGACGACGACGGCGGTCTGACGGGTTCGGTGGCCATGCAGGATGTGGACGACTGCGGTTTTCCCGTCGTGCCGATTCCCGAAGGGTGCAGCGACTGTCACAAAGCGCCGCCGCAAACCGCGCGCCACCCGCAAAACCGCCGCTGCTATCGCTGCCACGGTAACGTCGTGGGGCAGGACATGAAGTTCGTGCAGGTCGCGCTGCACAACAACGGCGAAGTAAACGTCGCGGTGGGTTGTTCCTCCTGTCACGGGTGGGACAAAGGCGTATCACCGCCGCAAAACCTTAACGGTAACTGCAGCGACGACCGCAAGGGCGTGGGTTCCCACCAGGCCATGCGGCGCGACGCGATTCCCGCCCATCGCACCAATTGCATCAACTGCCACGACGTACCGCTCGGCGTGTGGGCGGCGGGTCATATCGACGGCGACAACAAAGCCGAGATTCACTTCCAGAAGCTGGCCACGATAGGTGGTGCGACGCCTACTTGGGACGGCACGACATGCTCCAACGTGTATTGCCACGGCGCGACGCTGGAAGGCGGCACGGCCAAGGAGCCGGTCTGGGGCGACAATAGCGGCAAGTACGGCGCGTGCGGCGCCTGCCATCGCCTCACCGACCCGCAGGGCAACGCCGCCGCTGATTGCTATGCGTGCCACGCCGATTCGGTCAATCCCGATCGCACGATCAAGCGACGGGGGACGCACATCAACGGCACGATCGATATGGTGACGCCGACGAAAGGAGGCAGCCAATGAATCGCCGTGACTTTTTAGGTAAGTCCACCGCGATGTTTTTCACGACGCTGCTGACCGGTACCTTCGGCCTGCCGCGCTTCGCCATCCCCGAATACCTCGAGGACTGGCGGCCGCATAGCCCGCTTGGCAAAGACGGCCCGGCGCCGGTTCCGGAAATCACGGCGGTGGTGGACATCATCGTCCCCCCCGACCCTGAAATCCCCAATGACTTCAAGGGTAGCGATTACGGCGGCGACTGGGTGCTGGCGGCAACGTTGGGCGAACTGGGCCAGTACATGGCGGCGATGATGCTCAACAGCTACGCCCGCGGTTTGTACGGCCGGCGCTTCATGAACTGCACGGCCGTCGAACAAATGGAAGCGGTCAAGGAGTGGATCCGCGAACGCGAAGATATCAACCCGCTGCTCAGCGACATGCTCAGCGGCATCCTGACGATCTCGATGATCGGCACCTACGAAGAAAACGATCCCGAGGCCGAGCGCGAATTGTTTGAATCCATGAACTGGTACGACCCCGAGGATCCCACCGGCACCTTCCGGCTTCCCTGCGAAGGCTATCCGGATACCCGACAGTTCCCGGTCACACTGAAGAAAGGTCTGCGCGATGATTGAACATGCTGACGTCGTGATTATCGGCTCCGGAGCGGGCGGCGGTACGGTAGGCGCCGAATTGGCCGAGGCCGGATACAAGGTCGTGTTTTTGGAAGCGGGTAAGGACCTGAATATCGAGTACGGCTCGCCCGACCACTTCGCCAATCGCCAGCGTTTTCTCGACACCGTGAACGACGGATTGTTCTGGCACGAGGAATACACCGGTCGTAACTGGCGGACCGACATGGGCGAATGCGCCGGCGGCGGTACGACCTGCTACGCGGGCGTGTTGGAAGAGTCGACACCCGAAGATTTCAACGCCGGTCTCTGGCCCTTTAGCTGGGAAGAGTTTCAGCCCTACTTCGAGCTGACGAAAAAGCGCTACCACGTGTATCGTTGGCCGCTGGAAGAACTCAGCCACTACGCGCAGGTCGTCAACGAAGCGGCCGGCGACATCTTGGGGCCGATCCAATCGGGCTTTAACCGCGAGCCGTATTTCGAATACGGCGTGTACCACGATCGCTGCCGGCAGTGTCGTTGCTGCCTGCTGGGTTGTCGCTACAACGCCAAGGCGAACGCCACGACGATCGCGCTGCCCAAAGCGAAGTGGTACGGCGCCGAAGTGCGGGAGAACTGTTGGGTCACCCGCCTGAACACCAACCCCGCCGGCACGAAAGTAACCAGCGTCACGTACCTGAAACGCACGACGACGGGCGTAACGTCCGAGCACGTCGAAGAGCACGAAATCATCGCCGACCGCTACATCCTGGCCGCCGGTTCGATGATGACGCCGATGCTGTTGCACTGGTCGGGCCGCAAAGGCGAGACACTGGCCAATTCTTCGGGACAAGTGGGACGCAATTTGCGCGGCCACTTCTTCCGCGCAACCTACGCCGTGATGAAGCGCGACGACGTGCGCACCTACCAAGGCAACCTCGTCGAACTCAACGACCTGTACCAGAATTGGGACAAGGGTTACTTGCTCGAGTTCAACATGGCCGCGCCGCCGACGTACCTGGGCGGCATGGTCGAGGTGATGGAAAAGGAAGACCTGCTCGACATGATCGGGCTCAAGTTCAAACGCATCATGCGCAACTACAGCAAGATGATCGTCTCCGCGCCGCTGACCCGCAGCTTCGACGACGGCTTCACCGAAAACTCGATCATGCCGCACCCGACGCGGGAAAATCGTTACGGCGATCCGCTGCCGGTTGTTGACTTCGAACCGAACGCCCAAGAACTCGCGTGGGTCGACACAGCCACTGCGGCCGCCGATGACATCATCCTGGCGGCGGGCGGCGACCCCGAACAAATGTTCCATGGCGGTATCGACGTCGTCCACAAAGTCGGCACGTGCCGCATGGGCACCGATCCGAAAGACTCGGTCGCCGACGTCAACGGCCAAGTGTGGGATATGGACAACCTCTGGATCGCCGATGGTAGTTTGTTCCCCGCGCCGCTGCTGGCCAACTGCGCGTTCATCATTTACTGCCTGGGTTACAAGGTCGCTGACGGCATTCTCGGCCGCAGCACCCCGACGGTGTAATCCGCACAACACAACGCAAATCAGAACGAAGCGGCCTGGAGACGGGTCGCTTTTTTTTGGACTCGCGGCGCTGTATCCAGCACTTCCGCCGCCAACCGCCGACCGGTGGAATTCCAGCGGTTACCGCAGGTTTTTGAGTGCGCACGGTGCAGGCGCTTCGAGCGTCGCCCGTGAGTTTGTGTGATGCATCAGGCTGCTTCGGCTCGTTTTTCCAAGGTTTTTCGGTGAACGCCGACTCATCTTCCGCGCCGATGATTTCTGGCACATTCCTTGCTCATTTATGTCCATAGCGGATGGGCTGAGAAAGGATGCGGACATGACGCAGATCACAGAAAATACTTCTTCAGCGTTGGCTAATTCGATCATGTTGACGGTGTGCGCACATTGCGGGCGCGCGAAAAACAAACGCGGTCAGTGGGTGCGGATTCCGTCGTTTTGGAGAATCAGAGACATGGTGCATACGACGCACGGCATTTGCCCGCGCTGTGCCGATCGCTATTTCCGTCAATTCCTAAATCGCGGAGATCGATAGATGACCATCGCATGGCGTGGACCGCCACGATGATAAAATAAGGGACAAACGACCATGCGGTTGTTTGTCCCTCAAAATGCAAAAGGCGTCGATTCGAAATCGGCGCCTATTTCTTTTTGGCAGCTTTCTTTTTGGCCGGCTTTTTCGCCGCAGCCTTCTTCGGAGCCGCTTTCTTCGGGGCGGCTTTCTTCGGGGCAGCCTTTTTCTTCGGAGCTGCTTTCTTCGGGGCAGCCTTTTTCTTCGGAGCCGCTTTCTTCGGGGCAGCCTTTTTCTTCGCGGCTGCTTTCTTCGGAGCCGCTTTCTTCGGGGCAGCCTTTTTCTTCGGGGCGGCTTTCTTCGGGGCCGCTTTCTTCTTAGGAGCGGCTTTC is a genomic window containing:
- a CDS encoding Gfo/Idh/MocA family oxidoreductase, producing the protein MVHQPLRAAMIGVGDITMLHQPAYQDFALADLTALCDVDEDMLAARRAEWGVERITTDYKELLADPEIDLVEVNTPHHLHKDLVIDALAAGKHVACQKPISISIADAEAMLAAAEKASGRFRVFENFVFYPPYVKAKELIDAGEIGEVLTIRFKLGTCLFGSRWVPLRAELWHLLEYEHGRGQAIFDDGYHKLSMAIFLGGAIEAVKGFTHCSMAYIDEPAQVIWCYRDKKLLGSFDIAFQPNIYNRSKYFPADERINIIGTKGMIELTCCTGQIMDEAGLILYRDGVRYCFDDLDLDWKYSFINGIRDFPAAIRENRECLLTGERALNILKFAYAIIIAGRIGREVKPEEVSDEWFREVVHGRA
- a CDS encoding HAMP domain-containing sensor histidine kinase gives rise to the protein MRLFTLVRWVPPLVIVSGGYVLKHLFGFQLSMIALTQIALWIVAYNGYLMWRQRQMRPHTVSELLRSANLHMFFDFFSITLLVYFTGGVLSPLVWFYSLHIILACIFFKMRKVVWTTFALWVVLATLLLLEHFGVLPHQPVYGNVWPVGESLAHSRGLLFAVLSGTAALWAAIIGVVTMIIDRVRVAEHDERALQQRFRQTLDELNAAQRQRDLYRRSMTHDMRSPIAAAQSLLNVLLSGAMGQLNDPQRESLRRAGGRLEQMQQMIQDMLTIERSSRAEFVLEAIPLASYAARVLAGYREEMDARDIHLDAQLDAEAVAWADRDDVETVINNLVSNAVKYSRDGGRVRVVVARGEGVTSVEVADTGIGISPEDQEKLFREFYRAANAKRHTVHGTGLGLAIVKKLVEQNHGVIHMQSEVGKGTTFTFILPQPPDGQGG
- a CDS encoding response regulator, with product MSESQADTILIVDDDPDVVFAVTAMLESSGFQVIAANTGLEALEKVRLDKPDLILLDLMIEGHDTGFQVAKALKGDPATRHIPIIMVSAVQQRTGFGFQQDRDGHWMKTDAFMEKPYEPKTVLAKIKELLSSTPAER
- a CDS encoding gamma-glutamylcyclotransferase family protein, which encodes MERTLYQPHYDARLNALVFLTRNDEDRDMLRTARRVFVCGSLQNPSRMAEVVGRPLSFATCFVTGFAHRTLSVGDRLVPFMLATPNDRQHTLPGVLYLGLTEKELRKIMDVELGDGHRKRVEVQVRVGSHSLEATTFIKK
- a CDS encoding formylglycine-generating enzyme family protein, which gives rise to MKSNWLLSLAILFAVLFVVAFACSTDDSEEEADDDTDVDDDDDTDVDDDDNDDDDTAPTDEYEQDGVLIRGKPTDENGFVSFTVDISGTIGFFLRDELTDAALPGVQTYLITKDGEAAVFALDDDGRYLPVLADAAVLESNGAAAKGEGVFGQSYIVTLAGAHAASPNSPLVIGAQIPADLLRVMLVFFFEEYGDATLGQLSATVGALVPATGGGKVVEFAVLDDLDTATGLVSVSLAVYDRSHPGFTEFFADVYTARCYDQGDSFTLYQRDEPLADNAPSSYSFLLATPLNEPGPSETLTLRVTVTNVVGDAPVPGVKLTLAPIGAVGFTDLDGVHIFDELVLCEGQTVSLYYLRASRPQFYPVQFELTDLSTEVVNEFAISLSPVAAGAEDPTWVNIPAGSFGMGCSAGDTLCDADELPNHTVSIGAFQMTATEITQRQYYKLTADNPAWYNDCLECPVEFVTWQEAKDACAALGGRLPTEAEWEYAARAGTATKYHCGDDAACLNGVAWDIYNAGSRTRPAGQKGVNAFGLRDMHGNVWELTNDWYDDGYYASSPAADPTGPASGTYNVKRGGSWYSGFDNNRVSNRFAGDLEGRYANLGFRCVK